One genomic window of Salirhabdus salicampi includes the following:
- a CDS encoding sensor histidine kinase, producing MKTIRSKLILYFFFFVLLFNIVATTIYFSSHRLMNEYHTSIERFLVLNTISQTSNELYDTVNAYVVEKTAPHLTRYYDVRQKLMEDKEQLREKVTHLDPIQLNQYIHIIDTLLQESELTVGFVLKHDIERYTEHVKETRQTANYIQETTLHLIDMELTEYQDFYQQLQQRHEHFKWFIISLFGTTVLLGIFFAVWFSRSMNKPIQTLSNAAQEVASGVLEGPDIKIKSNDELKLLGTTFNDMRKNIRNLIEEMKEKSELDRLLKELELKHLQNQINPHFLFNTLNTISRMAYLENARNTSKLIEAVSVLLRHSLGDLRKSVTLKDEVEVVHEYLYIQSTRFADRMKFTKRIETDNLTIPIPRLTLQPLVENAFIHGIEGKEDGGVIGLHIFEEKEKVVVEIEDNGVGMSEELIDKFQNIQNDDDHDDHVGHSTGLGLRNVIRRLQLFYQEENVVEIDSQLYRGTTIRLRLPKTIEEVDK from the coding sequence AAGTATCGAACGGTTTCTCGTATTAAATACGATTTCCCAAACATCTAATGAATTGTATGATACCGTTAATGCTTACGTTGTGGAAAAAACAGCGCCACATTTAACGCGATATTACGATGTCCGGCAAAAACTGATGGAAGATAAGGAACAACTTCGAGAGAAAGTGACCCACCTAGATCCCATTCAACTGAATCAATATATCCATATAATTGATACCCTTCTTCAAGAGAGTGAACTAACCGTAGGTTTTGTATTGAAACATGATATTGAACGATATACAGAACACGTAAAAGAAACCCGGCAAACAGCGAATTATATCCAGGAAACAACATTACATTTAATCGATATGGAGTTAACCGAATACCAAGATTTCTACCAGCAACTGCAACAACGTCATGAACATTTTAAATGGTTCATCATTTCATTGTTTGGAACGACGGTCTTGCTTGGTATATTTTTCGCCGTTTGGTTTTCACGAAGTATGAACAAACCGATCCAAACGTTATCGAATGCAGCTCAGGAGGTTGCGTCTGGGGTATTAGAAGGCCCCGACATTAAGATTAAATCAAATGATGAATTAAAGCTGCTTGGAACGACGTTTAACGATATGCGGAAAAACATTCGTAATTTAATAGAAGAAATGAAAGAAAAGTCCGAGCTGGATCGCCTTCTGAAAGAATTGGAACTGAAACATTTGCAAAACCAAATTAATCCACATTTCTTATTTAATACGTTAAATACGATTTCGAGGATGGCTTACCTGGAAAATGCCCGTAACACTTCGAAATTAATTGAAGCTGTTTCTGTTTTGTTACGCCATAGTTTAGGAGATTTACGGAAATCCGTTACGTTAAAAGATGAAGTAGAGGTTGTACACGAGTATTTATATATCCAATCGACCCGATTTGCGGACCGAATGAAATTTACGAAGAGGATAGAAACGGACAACTTAACTATTCCTATTCCACGGCTGACTCTGCAACCGTTAGTCGAAAATGCTTTTATTCACGGGATTGAAGGAAAGGAAGATGGTGGTGTTATTGGATTGCACATCTTTGAGGAAAAAGAGAAGGTCGTCGTTGAAATAGAAGATAATGGGGTAGGCATGTCTGAAGAATTAATCGATAAATTCCAAAACATTCAAAATGATGATGATCATGACGACCATGTTGGCCATTCGACAGGGCTTGGACTGCGAAATGTAATCCGGAGATTGCAGCTGTTTTATCAAGAAGAGAACGTTGTAGAAATTGATTCCCAATTATATAGAGGAACTACGATCCGTTTGCGATTACCAAAGACGATAGAAGAGGTGGATAAATAA
- a CDS encoding response regulator → MNVVVAEDEYLERKVLKKFLEDSFPNIHVVGEAPNGRVAIEMARNEDVDFMIVDIKMPGIDGLQAIEAIRKEKPHMKFIIMSAYNYFDYAKKAMKMGVKEYILKPSKKEELVEAIHRMKKEIEEERKMEVESNHIKKQQFLYKLLHNEIDDQVKQMQKELFPGTHYIVCMAIDRVEKENLSNWEQWLAKSLAVPSLFTFQNGQLIIFLFTEQELKRQQLQEVAKSMYHRAPDVVVGIGCSYHYLKDALKSYNEAVLATQQLKSRNQSYGFYRKQHKSEDCKKAFFSALQLGDEQRAMLEMKNCLNKLDEDDVREIFFHMKHNVEGLQQLLDDFKFQNILDEAEWEKLVRLCTTHIQHVQKSQRYIERVQQYIKENYHHSMTLEDAAALVDLSPSYLSVLFKEETNQTFIEYVTHIRMERAIELLQQNKHSLKEICFMIGYKDPNYFSRVFKKHTSKSPKQFQGEILKK, encoded by the coding sequence ATGAACGTTGTCGTTGCAGAGGATGAGTATCTAGAGCGGAAGGTGCTGAAGAAGTTTCTGGAGGATAGTTTTCCGAATATACATGTTGTTGGGGAAGCACCGAATGGACGTGTCGCGATTGAAATGGCGCGAAACGAAGATGTTGATTTTATGATTGTCGATATTAAAATGCCAGGAATAGATGGACTGCAAGCGATTGAGGCCATTCGTAAGGAAAAGCCTCATATGAAGTTTATCATTATGAGTGCCTACAATTACTTTGATTACGCCAAAAAAGCTATGAAAATGGGGGTGAAAGAATATATTTTAAAGCCGAGTAAAAAAGAGGAATTAGTTGAAGCGATTCATCGCATGAAAAAGGAAATTGAAGAGGAACGGAAGATGGAGGTTGAATCGAATCATATTAAGAAGCAGCAATTCTTATACAAACTCCTTCATAACGAAATCGATGATCAAGTAAAGCAAATGCAGAAAGAGCTGTTCCCGGGAACTCACTATATCGTTTGTATGGCCATAGACCGTGTAGAGAAAGAAAATCTATCAAACTGGGAACAATGGCTTGCGAAGTCATTGGCGGTCCCCTCTCTGTTTACGTTTCAAAACGGACAACTTATCATCTTTCTATTTACCGAACAGGAGTTAAAGCGTCAGCAGTTACAAGAGGTAGCCAAATCAATGTACCACCGTGCCCCTGACGTAGTTGTCGGAATCGGTTGTTCCTATCACTATTTAAAAGATGCTTTGAAATCTTACAATGAAGCGGTATTAGCAACACAGCAATTAAAAAGCCGGAATCAGTCATATGGTTTTTATCGTAAACAGCATAAATCAGAAGACTGTAAAAAGGCTTTTTTCTCCGCCTTGCAATTAGGTGACGAACAACGAGCGATGTTAGAAATGAAAAATTGCCTGAACAAACTGGACGAAGATGATGTGCGGGAAATCTTTTTTCATATGAAACACAATGTGGAAGGCCTTCAGCAACTACTCGACGACTTTAAGTTTCAAAATATATTAGATGAAGCAGAGTGGGAAAAGCTGGTTCGACTTTGTACGACCCACATTCAACACGTACAAAAATCCCAGCGCTATATTGAAAGGGTACAACAATATATTAAAGAAAATTACCATCATTCTATGACTTTGGAAGATGCAGCTGCCCTTGTAGACTTAAGCCCGAGTTATTTATCGGTATTGTTCAAAGAAGAGACGAACCAAACCTTCATTGAATACGTCACGCATATTCGAATGGAGCGTGCGATTGAACTATTACAACAAAATAAACATAGTTTAAAAGAAATTTGTTTCATGATTGGATATAAAGACCCAAATTATTTTAGTAGGGTGTTTAAAAAACATACATCGAAATCCCCAAAGCAATTCCAGGGCGAAATCTTAAAAAAGTGA
- a CDS encoding ABC transporter substrate-binding protein — MKKLWSFILLLVIAVFAVACSDNASGSDDEQKLEIFSWWTGAGEEDGLNALIDLFQEQYPDIEVENAAVSGGAGTNAKAVLATRMAGDDPPSTFQVHGGAELNESWVAAGKMEPLNDFFEEEDLMDKFPQELIDLVSKDGNIYSVPVNIHRGNVLWYNKHIFEEHGLEPPTTFDEFFDVAEQLQAAGVTPLALGDKESWTASHLFETVLLAELGAEDYGKLWTKEIGFDDDRVVAAAETFVRMLEYVNEDHSSRNWQDASQLVGNGDVAMNVMGDWAKGYFSNDLNLVTNEDFGYVPTPGTNGTFMVITDTFGLPKGVSNPDDVKSFLSVLASVEGQDTFNPLKGSIPARVDADQSKYDQYGKDTIEDFNKDELAASIAHGSAAPEGFVTKLNQAINILVTQQDVEQFIDSLVAASEEL, encoded by the coding sequence ATGAAGAAATTGTGGAGTTTCATCCTACTACTCGTTATTGCTGTTTTTGCTGTAGCATGTAGTGATAATGCGAGTGGTTCAGATGATGAACAAAAACTGGAAATCTTTAGCTGGTGGACTGGAGCCGGTGAAGAGGATGGCTTAAATGCACTAATTGACTTATTCCAAGAACAATATCCAGATATAGAAGTAGAAAATGCTGCGGTATCCGGTGGTGCTGGAACGAACGCAAAAGCAGTATTAGCTACAAGAATGGCTGGTGACGATCCACCATCAACATTCCAAGTGCACGGTGGTGCTGAATTAAATGAAAGTTGGGTAGCGGCTGGCAAGATGGAACCGCTAAATGACTTTTTCGAAGAAGAAGACTTAATGGATAAGTTTCCACAAGAACTGATTGACCTAGTTAGTAAAGATGGAAACATTTATTCTGTACCTGTTAACATCCATAGAGGAAATGTGCTTTGGTACAACAAACATATTTTTGAGGAGCATGGACTGGAGCCTCCAACAACTTTTGATGAGTTTTTTGATGTAGCTGAACAGTTACAAGCAGCTGGTGTTACACCACTAGCCCTTGGTGATAAAGAATCTTGGACTGCGTCCCACTTATTTGAAACTGTACTGTTAGCGGAACTTGGTGCAGAGGACTACGGTAAGCTTTGGACGAAAGAAATTGGTTTTGACGATGACCGCGTTGTTGCGGCCGCTGAAACATTTGTCAGAATGCTGGAATATGTGAACGAAGATCATAGTTCCCGTAACTGGCAAGACGCTTCCCAGCTAGTAGGGAATGGGGACGTAGCGATGAACGTGATGGGTGATTGGGCAAAAGGTTATTTCTCTAATGACTTGAACTTAGTGACAAACGAGGACTTCGGATATGTACCTACACCAGGTACAAACGGTACGTTCATGGTTATTACAGATACGTTCGGTCTACCAAAAGGTGTTAGCAACCCTGATGATGTAAAGAGCTTTTTAAGTGTATTAGCTTCTGTTGAAGGTCAAGATACGTTTAATCCATTAAAAGGTTCCATTCCGGCTCGTGTCGATGCGGATCAATCAAAATATGATCAGTACGGAAAAGATACGATTGAAGACTTCAACAAAGATGAACTGGCAGCTAGTATCGCCCACGGTTCAGCAGCACCTGAAGGTTTCGTGACGAAACTGAACCAAGCCATTAACATTCTTGTCACACAACAAGATGTTGAACAATTTATCGATTCACTAGTAGCTGCATCTGAAGAACTATAA
- a CDS encoding carbohydrate ABC transporter permease: MTKDRWMAVGFLMPSFLLIVIFVYGFIGWTGYVSVSNWNSIVQDLSFAGLKNYIYLFQDYRFQADLRNTLFFTILFIGLIIILGLTLAVLLDKQLKGESIFRNIFFFPMALSFVVTGVVWQWLLNPSTGINNFLQTFGIQPKWYTDTNILAGFQWGKIEFGVPVAIIAVVIAAVWQMTGFALAMYLAGLRGIPEEIREAARIDGASELYIYRKVVIPQLRPITVSVIIIMAHISLKIFDLIYAMTGPGANFVTDVPGVYMFETTFRGNYYANGAAIAIIMLLTVAIFIVPYLWNARRGSS; this comes from the coding sequence ATGACAAAAGACAGATGGATGGCGGTTGGATTTTTAATGCCTTCTTTTCTCCTCATTGTCATCTTTGTATATGGGTTTATCGGTTGGACTGGATACGTATCCGTTAGTAATTGGAATTCGATCGTCCAAGATTTATCGTTTGCAGGTTTGAAAAACTACATTTATCTATTCCAAGATTACCGTTTCCAAGCGGATTTACGGAATACGTTATTTTTTACGATTTTATTTATTGGACTCATTATTATTTTAGGATTAACGTTAGCGGTTTTATTAGATAAACAACTGAAGGGCGAGTCGATCTTTCGGAACATTTTCTTCTTTCCGATGGCGCTCTCTTTTGTTGTAACAGGTGTCGTTTGGCAATGGTTATTAAACCCTTCAACAGGGATTAACAACTTTTTGCAAACCTTCGGAATACAGCCGAAATGGTATACCGATACAAATATTTTAGCTGGGTTTCAATGGGGGAAAATCGAATTTGGAGTACCTGTTGCCATCATAGCTGTTGTCATCGCTGCGGTATGGCAAATGACCGGATTTGCCTTAGCGATGTACTTGGCCGGTTTACGCGGCATTCCGGAAGAAATAAGAGAGGCTGCTCGTATAGATGGAGCATCAGAACTTTATATTTACCGGAAAGTGGTCATTCCACAACTACGTCCGATAACAGTTAGTGTCATCATCATTATGGCCCACATATCGTTAAAAATATTTGATCTCATATACGCGATGACAGGACCTGGTGCCAACTTTGTAACCGACGTACCTGGGGTTTACATGTTTGAAACGACCTTTAGGGGAAACTATTATGCTAATGGTGCCGCGATCGCGATTATTATGTTGCTAACTGTTGCGATCTTCATTGTCCCTTATTTATGGAATGCTAGAAGGGGGAGTTCATAA
- a CDS encoding carbohydrate ABC transporter permease — protein MATTFSYGRLFKYFILAILAIFFLLPIYVIIVTSLKPLDEVSLDSMWALPSSLDFSSYSLAFAKLAPNFLNSFYLAIPATLLSALLGAMNGYVLSKWKFKGSETLFTFILFGMFIPYQSILIPLIQFLRDIGLYNSIAGLILVHVVYGIPITTLMFRNFYASIPDEMIESAQIDGANFLKVFRHIMLPLSVTGFVVVAIWQFTNIWNEFLFAVTITTNNNQPVMVALQNLSGSQIVQWNVQMAGALIAALPTLIVYIILGKYFVRGLLAGSVKG, from the coding sequence ATGGCTACTACATTTTCATACGGGAGACTATTCAAGTACTTTATATTAGCAATATTAGCAATATTCTTTCTTCTGCCAATTTATGTTATAATCGTGACAAGTTTAAAACCACTAGATGAAGTTTCTTTAGATAGCATGTGGGCACTACCTTCTAGTTTGGATTTTAGTAGTTATAGCTTAGCATTTGCGAAACTGGCACCAAACTTCTTAAATAGCTTTTACTTGGCGATTCCTGCTACTTTACTTTCTGCTTTGTTAGGCGCGATGAATGGGTACGTTCTATCAAAATGGAAATTTAAAGGTTCTGAGACATTATTTACGTTCATATTATTTGGAATGTTCATTCCGTACCAAAGTATTTTAATTCCACTTATCCAATTTTTACGGGACATTGGATTGTACAATTCCATTGCTGGATTAATTCTAGTACACGTCGTATACGGAATACCGATTACAACGCTAATGTTCCGAAACTTTTATGCTAGCATTCCTGATGAAATGATTGAATCAGCACAGATTGATGGAGCGAATTTCCTGAAAGTATTCCGCCATATCATGTTACCGTTATCTGTAACAGGGTTTGTCGTTGTAGCCATTTGGCAGTTCACGAATATTTGGAATGAGTTTTTGTTCGCTGTAACCATTACGACGAATAATAACCAGCCTGTCATGGTTGCATTGCAAAACTTATCCGGAAGCCAAATTGTACAATGGAATGTTCAAATGGCTGGAGCTTTAATTGCCGCTTTACCGACATTGATTGTTTATATCATACTAGGCAAATATTTCGTTCGCGGACTGTTAGCAGGGTCAGTTAAGGGTTAG
- a CDS encoding Gfo/Idh/MocA family protein has protein sequence MSKVKWGILSTAQIGQKALIPAIENAENAEVVAIAGRNENVYDVAKAFQIPTAYMNYEELLKDENVDAVYIPLPNSLHKDWVVKAAEHGKHVLVEKPAGLNADEVQVMVDACEKHNVKFMEAFMYQFHPQHDLVKKFIAEGEIGDVSFIRSSFSFYLPGEDENIRLNPELGGGTLYDVGCYALHSIRNITGSEPVEVFVRGKKRAGSEVDTTVTGVMQLENGIEAVFDSSFDVTFRTVYEVVGTKGTIEVPHAFRPDKNGHNGVVIVHKEDGSTQEHQVFGDQYKLQVEHFSESVRTGQTPSYTPEKIWRHAKAMDACFESMKQNQPINL, from the coding sequence ATGAGTAAGGTAAAATGGGGGATTTTAAGTACAGCACAGATCGGACAGAAGGCGTTAATCCCTGCTATTGAAAACGCTGAAAACGCTGAAGTAGTAGCAATTGCCGGAAGAAATGAAAACGTTTACGATGTAGCGAAAGCATTTCAAATTCCTACGGCCTATATGAATTATGAAGAATTACTGAAAGACGAGAATGTTGATGCCGTTTATATCCCATTGCCAAACAGCTTACATAAAGATTGGGTTGTAAAAGCGGCTGAGCATGGAAAGCATGTTCTCGTAGAAAAGCCGGCAGGGCTTAATGCAGACGAAGTACAAGTGATGGTGGACGCCTGTGAAAAACATAACGTAAAGTTTATGGAAGCTTTCATGTATCAGTTTCATCCCCAACATGATCTCGTGAAAAAATTTATTGCTGAGGGAGAGATTGGTGATGTTTCCTTTATCCGCTCTTCATTTTCATTTTATTTGCCAGGAGAAGACGAAAACATACGTTTAAACCCTGAACTAGGTGGAGGAACGTTGTATGATGTAGGTTGTTATGCTTTACATTCTATCCGTAATATTACCGGGAGTGAGCCAGTAGAAGTATTTGTCCGTGGGAAAAAGCGCGCTGGATCCGAAGTTGATACAACAGTTACAGGAGTTATGCAATTAGAAAACGGAATCGAAGCAGTATTTGATAGCAGTTTTGATGTAACGTTTCGAACAGTGTACGAAGTCGTTGGGACAAAAGGGACAATCGAAGTTCCCCATGCCTTTCGACCAGACAAAAATGGCCATAATGGAGTTGTGATTGTGCACAAAGAAGATGGATCCACTCAAGAACATCAAGTTTTCGGTGACCAATATAAGCTGCAAGTTGAGCATTTCTCTGAAAGTGTACGTACAGGTCAAACACCTTCTTACACACCTGAGAAAATATGGCGACATGCCAAAGCAATGGATGCGTGTTTTGAATCGATGAAACAAAATCAACCAATAAATTTGTAA
- a CDS encoding ROK family protein: MLFGAIEAGGTKFVVAVGKENGEVVEKKTIPTTTPDETIREVEKFFANKQLTSVGVGTFGPVDLNSNRETYGFITTTPKVKWQNYNLLGELKEILHVPVAIDTDVNVAALGEKTLGAAKDVDSCLYLTVGTGIGGGAVMNGQTVKGLSHPEMGHVRVVKHPNDSFSGTCPFHGSCLEGMASGPAIKERWGESAEQLQDRNEVWEMEAYYIAQGLVSFMYTLSPEKMILGGGVMQQKQLFSLIHEEVYKLNANYYDLPILQKENIHSYIVPPELGSNAGIVGALLLAEQNV, translated from the coding sequence ATGTTATTTGGTGCGATTGAAGCAGGAGGAACAAAATTTGTCGTTGCCGTCGGTAAGGAAAATGGGGAAGTCGTAGAAAAAAAGACGATCCCTACTACGACGCCAGATGAAACAATTCGGGAAGTGGAGAAGTTTTTTGCAAATAAGCAATTAACTTCAGTCGGTGTCGGTACGTTTGGTCCAGTCGATTTAAATTCAAATCGAGAGACGTACGGTTTTATTACGACAACACCTAAGGTGAAATGGCAAAATTATAATCTGCTCGGAGAGCTAAAGGAAATTTTACATGTTCCGGTAGCGATTGATACGGATGTGAATGTGGCCGCACTCGGGGAGAAAACATTAGGGGCAGCCAAGGATGTTGATTCCTGTTTGTATTTAACAGTTGGCACTGGCATTGGCGGTGGCGCAGTCATGAATGGACAAACAGTAAAAGGTTTATCACATCCGGAAATGGGCCACGTCCGTGTCGTGAAACACCCGAATGACTCCTTTTCGGGTACATGTCCTTTTCACGGTTCGTGTTTAGAAGGAATGGCTTCAGGACCTGCTATAAAGGAGCGTTGGGGAGAGTCGGCAGAGCAATTGCAAGATCGAAACGAAGTATGGGAAATGGAAGCATACTACATAGCTCAAGGATTAGTTAGCTTCATGTACACATTATCACCGGAAAAGATGATTCTCGGTGGGGGAGTCATGCAGCAAAAACAACTCTTTTCCCTTATTCATGAAGAAGTTTACAAGTTAAATGCAAACTATTATGACCTTCCCATTTTACAGAAGGAAAACATTCATTCCTATATCGTGCCTCCTGAATTAGGGTCAAATGCAGGAATTGTTGGAGCATTATTATTAGCTGAACAAAATGTGTAA
- a CDS encoding RbsD/FucU family protein, protein MLKGIPNVISPELMKILLEMGHGDELIIADGNFPAASCAQRLVRSDGNGTKELLDGILKFFPIDTFSDDPVALMEVVEGDSTVPTIWGEYQSIIQKYEPQFEHFKFIERFAFYERAKKAYAIVATSEGALYANIVLKKGVVTDS, encoded by the coding sequence ATGTTAAAAGGCATACCAAACGTGATTTCTCCAGAATTGATGAAGATTTTACTAGAGATGGGCCACGGGGATGAACTTATTATAGCTGACGGGAATTTTCCGGCAGCTTCATGTGCTCAACGGTTGGTTCGTAGTGACGGCAACGGAACGAAAGAGCTGCTCGATGGGATATTAAAGTTTTTTCCTATTGATACATTTAGTGACGATCCGGTAGCGCTTATGGAAGTTGTAGAAGGTGATTCTACAGTACCAACGATTTGGGGTGAATATCAATCTATTATCCAAAAGTACGAACCGCAATTTGAACACTTTAAATTTATTGAGAGATTTGCTTTTTATGAGCGGGCGAAGAAGGCATATGCCATTGTCGCAACGAGCGAGGGTGCTCTTTATGCAAATATCGTCTTGAAAAAGGGCGTTGTAACAGATTCTTAA
- the xylB gene encoding xylulokinase, with product MSTFLLAHDIGTTGNKATLFSKDGDVVASTFYGYNTNYPQVGWAEQNPNDWWKAVCHSTKELLQQANVLANEVASISFSAQMQGVVAVDQKGQLLRDAIIWADMRAEDEAKYLSDSLGFDTIYEITGHRISSSYSGAKIVWIKHNEPDIYQKTYKFLHVKDYLIFKLTGKFGTDYTDASGMNLLDLSKKEWSSKIVDAWGIDGEKLPNLYPSTYVIGEVTNTASAETGLQFGTPVVMGGGDGSCAALGAGIVEDGDIFNYIGSSSWIALCSSEPLIDLEMKTFTFAHIDENKYLPCGTMQAAGTSYQWVRDQIYQNVIGNVGGRKNTYDVMNEEAGRSKPGANNLIYLPYLLGERSPWWDPKAKGSFIGLHVTHTREDIARATLEGITMNLKVVLDTFRKYHGHFNDMWLFGGGAKSLLWRQILADIYGVEIHVPKLLDETTSMGAAIAGGVGAGVIKDLSVAKEWVKKDDSHLPNNEHRQLYDELFHIFQDAYKQLAPINHRLSDLHSKRG from the coding sequence GTGAGTACATTTTTATTAGCCCATGATATCGGCACAACCGGTAATAAAGCGACCCTTTTTAGTAAAGACGGGGACGTTGTCGCAAGTACGTTTTACGGGTATAACACAAATTATCCACAAGTTGGATGGGCAGAACAAAACCCAAATGATTGGTGGAAGGCGGTTTGTCATTCAACAAAGGAATTGTTGCAACAGGCAAATGTATTGGCAAATGAAGTCGCAAGTATATCCTTTAGTGCTCAAATGCAAGGTGTTGTTGCAGTCGATCAGAAGGGGCAATTGCTGCGGGATGCTATTATCTGGGCTGATATGCGAGCAGAGGATGAGGCGAAATATTTAAGTGACAGCCTTGGGTTTGATACGATTTATGAAATTACAGGGCATAGAATAAGCTCATCTTATTCTGGTGCGAAAATTGTATGGATAAAGCATAATGAGCCTGACATTTATCAAAAGACGTATAAATTTTTGCATGTAAAAGATTATTTAATTTTTAAATTAACAGGAAAATTCGGTACAGATTATACAGACGCTAGTGGGATGAATTTATTAGATCTTTCAAAGAAAGAGTGGTCTAGTAAAATTGTGGATGCATGGGGGATTGATGGGGAGAAATTGCCGAACCTATATCCTTCCACATATGTTATTGGAGAAGTAACGAACACGGCATCAGCTGAAACGGGATTACAATTCGGAACACCAGTCGTAATGGGTGGTGGAGATGGTAGTTGTGCTGCACTTGGTGCAGGTATTGTAGAAGATGGGGATATCTTTAACTATATTGGGTCATCTTCATGGATCGCATTATGCAGTTCAGAGCCGTTGATTGACCTTGAAATGAAAACATTTACGTTTGCCCATATTGATGAAAATAAGTATTTACCTTGTGGAACGATGCAAGCGGCAGGGACATCCTATCAGTGGGTAAGAGACCAAATCTATCAAAATGTTATCGGTAACGTAGGTGGTAGGAAGAACACGTACGATGTGATGAATGAGGAAGCGGGACGCTCGAAACCTGGCGCTAATAATTTAATTTATTTACCTTATTTACTTGGTGAACGCTCACCGTGGTGGGATCCAAAGGCGAAAGGATCATTTATTGGACTTCACGTGACACACACGAGAGAAGATATAGCGAGAGCTACATTAGAAGGGATTACGATGAATTTAAAAGTCGTATTAGACACCTTCCGTAAGTACCACGGCCATTTCAATGATATGTGGCTTTTTGGTGGGGGAGCGAAAAGCCTATTATGGCGCCAAATTTTAGCCGATATTTACGGGGTTGAAATTCACGTACCGAAACTGTTGGATGAAACGACTTCCATGGGAGCAGCGATTGCCGGAGGCGTTGGAGCTGGCGTCATTAAAGATCTTTCAGTGGCAAAGGAATGGGTAAAAAAGGACGATAGTCATTTACCTAACAATGAACATCGCCAATTATATGATGAATTGTTTCACATTTTTCAAGATGCCTATAAACAATTAGCCCCCATAAATCATAGATTAAGTGATTTACATAGCAAGCGAGGTTGA